A single region of the Selenomonas sp. oral taxon 920 genome encodes:
- a CDS encoding pro-sigmaK processing inhibitor BofA family protein, with amino-acid sequence MEIIAGIAVGIIIFAVLGKLIALPFRILWKLITNSIVGAVILWVINLFGAGIEITFFKALIAGIFGVPGVILLLIARFMGH; translated from the coding sequence TTGGAAATCATTGCAGGCATTGCCGTCGGCATTATTATATTTGCTGTTCTTGGGAAATTGATCGCACTGCCGTTCCGCATTCTGTGGAAGCTCATTACAAACAGTATTGTCGGTGCCGTCATCCTGTGGGTCATCAATCTCTTTGGTGCGGGGATTGAGATCACTTTTTTCAAAGCCCTTATCGCCGGTATTTTTGGCGTTCCGGGGGTTATCCTCCTGCTCATTGCTCGTTTTATGGGACACTGA